A single region of the Anabaena sphaerica FACHB-251 genome encodes:
- a CDS encoding plasmid replication protein, CyRepA1 family, whose amino-acid sequence MLVDYLHPQHLEELVKSSSIDLHLVRLNFRSLQGVNAYDYLLISEQLPRTNTGMVKSGWLQRYSHITEGGWWCSGRDPLNNWQMMEWGCFKPIQPRKNKNGKSIKYEHPPSTPTRVFCLRVTLQIWQQVAQRYNIPMPKNIIIAEDGEAEGFWQWVMECNISIIICEGVKKAAALLTQGYAAIAIPGITSGYRVVKDEFGKVTRRQLIPDLAVFATKKRSFYICFDFETQSNKIAAINNAISQLGCLFQQQNCPVKVVELPGIEKGVDEFIVAKGAANFEKIYRQSLDLEVYLAQTKPHTELTIPPAMTVNLAYLGEIPFPSSGLVGVKSAKGTGKTTGLEAVVNQAKSRNQPVLLITHRILLGKFLCAKIGINWGISHEAWTIEEKLPITNYQLPITKSFGLCVDSLWKLNPEDWQGAIVILDEVEQSLWHLLNSNTCKNKRVKILGIFQQLITTVLTTGGLVIAQDADLSDVSLEYLQGLSKIKITPWVVVNKWKPQQGWDVTFHDSPNPTSLIHQLELDLIARRKCYVTTDSRTGRYSCETIERYLKERLQKLRKEFPDTLVVSSQTTNTPGHAAVDFIAAINQKITDYHTVFVTPSLGTGISIDVQHFDRVYGIFQGVIPDSEARQALARVRDDVPRVVWCAKRGIGLIGSGSTNYQLLSHWYQENQKENLALLSPLHKIDVDLPAVYDPIHLRTWAKLSARVNASIRLYRQSLQDGLIDDGHKIMMRSNAIQNNIIRDLRLAFFATDSSESETRKRLIMEIVKVQKDWDQSRQKAKDIKRKIKEIKQQNQLMAAKAVATAKDIDYVEYEQLLAKHSLSEEERYQINKYILRDRYGTEVSPWLKLQDDKGYYGQLLIHYYLTHESEYFHTRDQQEWHQQLSWGEGKVFLPDIKTYTLKVEALRALGMLQFLETGRVFRENDADLIWLKNVAVQSSKHIKRALGIDVVQEKASVSGIKILNKVFSLLGLKLQQLNNVYIIDPQTLNDGRKNIFAVWQQRDELRLHHLHIGGNREQGIGNRVESIFGSEFYDHSLISSN is encoded by the coding sequence ATGCTTGTGGATTATTTACACCCCCAACATCTTGAAGAATTAGTCAAGAGTAGTAGTATAGATTTACACTTAGTGCGACTAAATTTTAGATCGCTTCAAGGTGTCAATGCCTATGACTACCTACTAATTTCAGAACAACTCCCTCGCACTAATACTGGCATGGTAAAAAGTGGTTGGTTGCAGCGTTATAGCCATATTACAGAAGGTGGTTGGTGGTGTTCTGGAAGAGATCCTCTGAATAATTGGCAAATGATGGAATGGGGATGTTTTAAACCCATTCAACCGCGAAAAAATAAAAATGGTAAGTCTATTAAATATGAACATCCCCCCAGCACACCAACACGGGTCTTTTGTCTGCGGGTAACTTTGCAAATTTGGCAGCAAGTCGCGCAACGTTATAACATTCCCATGCCTAAAAATATCATCATTGCTGAAGATGGTGAAGCGGAAGGTTTTTGGCAATGGGTGATGGAATGTAATATCTCAATCATTATTTGTGAAGGTGTGAAAAAAGCAGCCGCTTTGTTAACACAAGGTTATGCGGCGATCGCTATTCCTGGAATTACTAGCGGTTATCGAGTTGTTAAAGATGAATTTGGTAAAGTTACCCGTCGTCAACTCATACCTGACTTAGCAGTCTTTGCTACCAAAAAACGCAGTTTTTATATATGTTTTGATTTTGAAACTCAATCAAATAAAATTGCCGCTATTAATAATGCTATTTCCCAACTTGGTTGTTTATTTCAACAACAAAATTGTCCTGTAAAGGTTGTAGAACTGCCAGGAATAGAAAAAGGCGTTGATGAGTTTATTGTTGCTAAAGGTGCGGCTAATTTTGAAAAGATTTATCGTCAAAGTCTAGATTTAGAAGTTTATCTTGCTCAAACTAAACCCCACACCGAGTTAACAATTCCTCCGGCAATGACTGTTAACCTTGCTTATTTAGGAGAAATACCTTTTCCCTCCTCTGGTTTAGTAGGAGTAAAATCAGCTAAAGGTACAGGTAAAACTACCGGACTGGAAGCGGTTGTTAATCAAGCTAAAAGTCGTAATCAACCAGTTTTATTAATTACCCATCGCATCCTTTTAGGAAAATTTTTATGTGCAAAAATTGGCATTAACTGGGGAATTAGCCATGAGGCTTGGACTATAGAAGAAAAATTACCAATTACTAATTATCAATTACCAATTACTAAATCTTTTGGCTTATGCGTTGATTCTCTTTGGAAACTTAATCCTGAAGATTGGCAAGGTGCAATAGTAATATTAGATGAAGTTGAACAATCTTTATGGCATTTACTTAACAGTAATACTTGTAAAAATAAACGAGTGAAAATTCTCGGCATCTTCCAACAATTAATTACTACTGTTCTTACAACTGGAGGGTTGGTCATTGCCCAGGATGCAGATTTATCAGATGTTTCTCTAGAATATTTACAAGGTTTATCAAAAATTAAAATTACGCCTTGGGTGGTTGTAAATAAGTGGAAACCCCAGCAAGGTTGGGATGTAACTTTTCATGATTCACCTAACCCAACATCATTAATTCATCAATTGGAATTAGATTTAATTGCCAGACGTAAATGTTATGTAACTACAGATAGTCGCACTGGACGTTATAGTTGTGAAACAATTGAACGTTATCTCAAAGAACGTTTGCAGAAATTAAGAAAAGAATTTCCTGATACTTTGGTAGTTAGTAGCCAAACTACTAATACCCCTGGTCATGCAGCAGTTGATTTTATCGCTGCTATTAATCAAAAAATTACAGATTATCATACGGTTTTTGTGACTCCTAGTTTGGGAACAGGAATTAGTATTGATGTCCAACATTTTGACCGTGTTTATGGCATTTTTCAAGGGGTAATTCCTGACTCGGAAGCGCGTCAAGCATTAGCAAGAGTGCGTGATGATGTCCCCCGTGTTGTTTGGTGTGCTAAACGCGGTATTGGTTTAATTGGGAGTGGCAGTACAAATTATCAGTTGTTATCTCATTGGTATCAGGAAAATCAAAAAGAAAATTTAGCTTTGCTTAGTCCTTTACATAAAATAGATGTAGATTTACCTGCGGTTTATGACCCGATTCATTTACGAACTTGGGCTAAGTTATCTGCCAGAGTAAATGCTTCTATTCGTCTTTATCGTCAATCTTTACAAGATGGCTTGATTGATGACGGGCATAAAATTATGATGCGGAGTAATGCCATTCAAAATAACATTATTCGTGATTTGCGCTTGGCTTTCTTTGCAACTGATTCCAGTGAGTCAGAAACCCGCAAAAGGTTAATTATGGAAATTGTCAAAGTGCAGAAAGATTGGGATCAAAGTCGTCAAAAAGCTAAGGATATTAAACGCAAAATTAAGGAAATTAAACAACAAAATCAACTAATGGCAGCGAAGGCTGTAGCTACGGCTAAAGATATTGATTATGTCGAATATGAACAGCTATTAGCTAAACATTCTCTCAGTGAAGAAGAACGTTATCAAATCAATAAATATATCCTTAGAGATAGGTATGGTACTGAAGTAAGTCCTTGGTTAAAATTGCAGGATGATAAAGGATATTATGGACAATTGTTAATTCACTATTATCTGACTCATGAAAGTGAATATTTTCATACTAGAGATCAGCAAGAGTGGCATCAACAATTATCTTGGGGTGAGGGTAAAGTTTTTTTACCAGATATAAAAACTTATACTCTCAAAGTTGAGGCATTGCGAGCATTAGGTATGTTGCAATTTTTGGAAACAGGAAGAGTGTTTAGGGAAAATGATGCTGATTTAATTTGGTTAAAAAATGTCGCTGTTCAAAGCAGTAAACATATTAAACGAGCTTTGGGTATTGATGTTGTCCAAGAGAAAGCATCTGTTTCAGGAATCAAGATCCTTAATAAAGTTTTCAGTTTATTGGGTTTGAAGTTGCAACAGTTAAATAATGTTTATATAATTGATCCACAAACTCTTAATGATGGGAGAAAAAATATATTTGCCGTTTGGCAGCAACGTGATGAATTGCGGTTACATCATTTACATATTGGAGGGAACAGAGAACAGGGAATAGGGAACAGAGTTGAAAGTATTTTTGGATCTGAATTTTATGACCACTCTCTGATCTCATCCAACTGA
- a CDS encoding tetratricopeptide repeat protein: protein MNTEELIKQGIDKNLHGDYEGAIAFFNQAIELNSNLAEAYHNRGHAFLELAEFDQAIADYQQVIKIIKNPLHLPANIKFDLAKAFHNRGLACFQRGDDQAAIADINQALQCYPDFVAAYSNRGNILHILGQYTEAIADYNQAIQLNPHLAAAYHNRGNSRYAVQDYQGAVTDYNQALAINPQFAEAYYNRGLVMSHLQNYERAIADFNQAIQLHPDDVQAYYQRGLIYSSLGNYENAITDYNQVLQINPLLPLVYGLRANARRQLRDYQGAIADSNRLLQLNPNLAEGYCDRAVSSHLLGDYQGAIEDYNRALQINPNLAATYYSRGDIHKHLGNTQAAIDDFQKSASLFDQEGNTLYYQEIMKLIAQLNKRT from the coding sequence ATGAATACAGAAGAATTGATCAAACAGGGAATAGATAAGAATTTGCATGGTGATTATGAAGGTGCAATCGCATTTTTTAACCAAGCAATAGAGCTAAATTCTAACTTAGCTGAAGCTTATCATAACCGTGGTCACGCCTTCTTGGAATTGGCAGAATTTGATCAAGCGATCGCAGATTATCAACAAGTAATAAAAATCATCAAAAATCCTCTTCATTTACCTGCAAATATCAAATTTGATCTCGCTAAAGCATTTCATAACCGGGGTTTAGCTTGTTTTCAACGCGGAGATGATCAAGCTGCCATTGCAGATATCAACCAAGCTTTACAATGCTATCCTGATTTTGTCGCAGCTTATAGTAACCGTGGTAATATTCTACACATCCTTGGACAGTACACAGAAGCAATTGCCGATTACAACCAAGCAATACAGCTAAATCCTCACCTGGCAGCAGCTTACCATAACCGAGGTAATAGCCGCTACGCTGTTCAAGACTATCAAGGCGCAGTTACAGATTATAATCAGGCATTAGCAATTAATCCCCAATTTGCCGAAGCTTATTATAACCGTGGTTTGGTCATGTCTCATCTTCAAAACTACGAAAGAGCGATCGCTGATTTTAATCAAGCAATACAACTGCATCCTGATGATGTGCAAGCATACTATCAACGAGGTTTAATTTATAGCAGTTTAGGAAACTATGAAAACGCGATTACAGACTATAACCAAGTGTTACAAATTAATCCTCTCCTCCCTCTAGTTTATGGCTTGCGGGCTAATGCACGTCGCCAACTTAGAGACTATCAAGGTGCAATTGCAGACAGCAATCGACTACTACAACTCAATCCCAATCTAGCAGAAGGATACTGCGATCGCGCAGTTTCTAGTCACTTATTAGGAGACTATCAAGGTGCAATAGAAGATTACAACCGAGCCTTGCAAATTAATCCTAACTTAGCCGCCACCTACTACAGTAGGGGAGATATCCACAAACATCTGGGAAATACTCAAGCCGCTATTGACGATTTCCAAAAATCTGCTAGTCTCTTTGATCAAGAAGGAAATACACTATACTATCAAGAAATTATGAAGTTAATTGCACAATTGAATAAAAGGACATAA
- a CDS encoding DUF928 domain-containing protein, with the protein MNLPKYFQYPGKVVSVILPGLLVTSLLPGQLLAQSAPMKISLEFPSGDPRGTPASTLGGGRRGVSCLTIDKGKPSLTALMPKRDNKSLTATKTPEFYFYVPKTTASTAEFILREGEEDIYDTTFKLPGKSGIVKLQIPPTSALKTGSTYKWYLTIICNPDDRSADEYIHGVIERTAITPSLSKALQQATPLKQAKIYAQYALWPETITKIAQLRTEKPNEWKELLKSVGLEVIASEELFDCCQPDPKP; encoded by the coding sequence ATGAATTTGCCAAAATATTTTCAGTATCCAGGAAAAGTAGTCAGCGTAATTTTACCTGGACTCCTGGTTACATCTCTCTTACCAGGACAGTTGCTGGCACAGTCAGCACCAATGAAAATAAGTCTTGAGTTTCCATCTGGAGATCCTAGAGGTACACCCGCATCCACACTTGGGGGAGGAAGACGGGGAGTTTCATGTCTTACAATTGACAAAGGGAAACCCTCCCTCACTGCCTTAATGCCCAAACGGGATAACAAAAGTCTCACCGCTACCAAGACTCCAGAATTTTATTTTTATGTTCCCAAAACTACAGCCTCTACCGCAGAATTTATACTTAGAGAAGGCGAAGAAGATATTTACGATACCACCTTTAAACTTCCTGGTAAATCAGGAATAGTCAAACTACAAATTCCCCCCACATCTGCCCTCAAAACAGGCTCAACATATAAATGGTACTTAACAATTATTTGTAATCCTGACGACAGAAGCGCCGATGAATATATACACGGCGTAATCGAACGAACTGCCATCACTCCATCCTTAAGCAAGGCTCTTCAACAAGCAACACCTCTAAAACAGGCAAAAATTTATGCCCAATATGCTCTTTGGCCAGAAACCATCACCAAGATTGCTCAATTACGCACCGAAAAGCCAAATGAATGGAAAGAACTTCTCAAATCAGTTGGTCTAGAAGTAATAGCCTCTGAAGAGCTATTTGATTGTTGTCAACCAGACCCAAAACCTTAG
- a CDS encoding CHASE2 domain-containing protein translates to MNADKLKHFLWQGRGLWITTPIITLAIIVIRTAGLLQPWEWGVFDQYMRWRPQESRDKRIVIVGIDEIDLDNLKQATITDQVLAKLLNKLKAKQPIAIGLDVYRNLPVEPGNQELVQVFKSTPNLVGIEKVVGKSRYEKVAAPPVLKSLGQVGANDLMVDADNKVRRGLMYVNPKKGETVYSFSLHLALHYLEKKGIFASKDFRLGKAKFIPFQSNDGGYVRADSRGYQILINYRGKNHSFETVSMTDILENKVPANWGRDRIILIGYVGEGFKDSFFTPHSSELLTLPAPMTGVEIHAHITSQIISAALENRPLFKTWSEPEEWLWILIWSGVGATLTWHLRFQDLLGYQRIAAVILAGGALLGSTYLAFLWGWWLPAVPPFLALTGSVIAITAYIARSAGDIRKVFGRYLTDEVVATLLESPEGLKLGGERRQITIFTSDLRGFTATSERLQPEEVVKILNFYLECMADEITKYQGTIDEFMGDGILVLFGAPTAREDDAVRAVACGVAMQLAMVKVNNQMKEWGLPPLEMGIGINTGVVVVGNIGSEKRTKYGIVGSQVNLTYRIEGYTTGGEIIISESTFNEVKSIVAVDRQIQVTPKGVQEPINVYKIAGITGEYNLFLSQHHEELCTLLEPIPIEYAIVDGKDIGSSSFKGILVRLSTYEAEICLAEEIQSPPSCLTNIKLNLSTQNQLEETGAMYAKVLEKPAQIGHFCIRFTVKSPEIINKFNILIEQINAQNSQ, encoded by the coding sequence ATGAATGCGGACAAGCTGAAACATTTTCTTTGGCAAGGGCGCGGTTTGTGGATTACCACTCCTATCATCACATTAGCAATCATTGTCATCCGTACTGCTGGTTTATTGCAGCCCTGGGAATGGGGGGTTTTTGATCAATATATGCGTTGGCGACCCCAAGAATCCCGTGACAAACGGATTGTTATCGTCGGCATTGATGAAATAGACTTGGATAATCTCAAACAGGCAACCATTACAGATCAAGTTTTAGCGAAGTTACTCAACAAACTAAAAGCTAAACAACCGATAGCCATTGGTCTAGATGTGTATCGTAATTTACCTGTAGAACCAGGTAATCAAGAATTAGTACAGGTCTTTAAATCTACCCCTAATCTGGTAGGTATCGAGAAAGTAGTTGGAAAAAGCAGGTACGAAAAAGTAGCTGCACCCCCGGTACTCAAATCTTTGGGTCAAGTTGGTGCAAATGACCTGATGGTTGATGCAGATAACAAAGTGCGACGCGGCTTAATGTACGTGAACCCTAAAAAGGGAGAAACTGTCTACAGTTTCAGCTTGCATTTAGCTTTGCATTATCTGGAAAAAAAAGGAATTTTCGCCAGCAAAGATTTCCGGTTAGGGAAAGCAAAATTTATTCCATTTCAAAGCAATGATGGTGGCTATGTCCGTGCTGATTCTCGTGGTTACCAGATATTAATTAACTACCGAGGAAAAAACCATTCCTTTGAAACCGTTTCCATGACAGATATTCTGGAAAACAAAGTACCAGCAAATTGGGGGCGCGATCGCATCATCTTGATTGGGTATGTAGGAGAAGGTTTTAAAGACTCATTTTTCACGCCCCACAGCAGCGAACTTCTCACCCTCCCAGCACCTATGACAGGGGTAGAAATTCACGCCCATATCACTAGCCAAATTATTAGTGCTGCCTTAGAAAATCGACCTCTGTTTAAAACTTGGTCAGAACCCGAAGAGTGGCTATGGATACTAATCTGGAGTGGAGTCGGCGCAACCCTGACCTGGCACTTGCGATTTCAAGACCTGCTCGGCTATCAGAGGATAGCCGCTGTCATACTAGCAGGAGGGGCTTTACTGGGTAGCACCTATCTAGCTTTCCTGTGGGGTTGGTGGCTACCAGCAGTCCCACCATTTTTAGCACTCACAGGATCAGTAATAGCTATCACAGCTTATATTGCTCGCTCTGCTGGAGATATCCGCAAGGTATTTGGGCGTTACTTAACAGATGAAGTCGTCGCCACTTTATTAGAAAGCCCAGAAGGCTTAAAACTCGGTGGTGAACGGCGGCAAATTACCATCTTTACCTCCGACTTAAGAGGATTCACCGCCACATCGGAAAGATTACAACCAGAAGAAGTAGTTAAAATTCTCAACTTTTACCTCGAATGTATGGCAGATGAGATTACTAAATATCAGGGAACCATTGATGAATTCATGGGAGATGGTATTTTAGTTCTCTTTGGCGCTCCTACTGCTAGAGAAGACGATGCAGTTAGGGCTGTCGCTTGCGGTGTCGCCATGCAGTTAGCTATGGTCAAAGTTAATAACCAAATGAAAGAGTGGGGCTTACCACCGCTAGAAATGGGTATCGGTATTAATACAGGCGTTGTGGTAGTCGGTAATATTGGCTCCGAAAAACGCACCAAGTATGGCATTGTTGGCAGTCAAGTAAATTTAACTTACCGCATCGAAGGTTACACGACAGGCGGCGAAATTATTATTTCTGAATCAACTTTTAACGAAGTAAAGTCAATAGTAGCAGTTGACCGTCAAATTCAAGTCACACCAAAAGGTGTTCAAGAACCAATTAACGTCTATAAAATAGCTGGTATCACTGGCGAATACAATCTTTTTCTATCTCAACATCACGAAGAATTATGCACTCTTCTTGAACCCATTCCCATTGAATACGCAATTGTAGATGGTAAAGATATCGGTAGTTCATCTTTCAAAGGAATTTTAGTCAGACTTTCAACCTATGAAGCAGAAATTTGTTTGGCTGAAGAAATCCAATCTCCACCATCTTGCCTGACCAATATCAAACTTAATCTATCCACCCAAAATCAACTAGAAGAAACCGGAGCTATGTATGCTAAGGTCTTAGAAAAGCCTGCCCAGATAGGTCATTTTTGCATTCGCTTTACTGTCAAATCTCCAGAAATAATCAATAAATTTAATATTTTAATTGAACAAATTAATGCTCAAAATTCCCAATAA
- a CDS encoding MBL fold metallo-hydrolase, whose protein sequence is MTSLIFLGSGSAFTVGANNFQSNILLMTDQNHKLLIDCGTDIRFSLNAAGLSYLDITDIYISHLHSDHVGGLEYIAFSTLFDPRCKKPNLYLSKDVSSNLWDRTLSGGLRSLDGDIATIDTFFEQYKIGRQGYFIWQEIQFNLIRVTHVNNGFYLMPSYGLFFTLAGVKIFLSTDTQLCFEQNREIYEQADIIFHDCETSSYQTPVHANYEQLSTLPETIKNKMWLYGYQPGFLPDAKKDGFCGFVECRQVFEFSYSHSQEFTVGSGA, encoded by the coding sequence ATGACAAGTTTGATTTTTTTAGGTTCTGGTTCAGCTTTTACGGTTGGTGCCAATAATTTTCAGTCTAATATACTCTTAATGACTGATCAAAACCATAAACTATTAATTGATTGTGGTACAGATATTAGATTTTCTCTCAATGCGGCTGGTTTATCCTATCTTGATATCACCGATATTTATATTAGTCATCTGCATTCTGATCATGTGGGAGGACTTGAATATATTGCCTTTAGTACATTATTTGACCCTAGATGTAAAAAGCCAAATCTTTATTTAAGCAAAGATGTGTCTAGCAATTTGTGGGATAGAACTTTATCGGGTGGACTGAGGTCTCTTGATGGCGATATCGCCACTATAGATACTTTTTTTGAGCAGTATAAAATTGGTCGTCAAGGTTATTTTATTTGGCAAGAAATCCAGTTTAATCTCATCAGAGTTACTCATGTTAATAACGGCTTTTATTTGATGCCAAGCTATGGTTTATTTTTTACATTAGCAGGCGTGAAGATATTTTTATCTACAGATACCCAATTATGTTTCGAGCAAAATAGGGAAATATATGAGCAGGCAGATATAATTTTTCATGATTGTGAAACATCAAGCTATCAAACTCCTGTTCATGCCAATTATGAACAATTATCAACGTTACCAGAAACAATCAAAAATAAAATGTGGCTGTATGGTTATCAACCAGGTTTTTTACCTGATGCCAAAAAAGACGGTTTTTGCGGCTTTGTAGAGTGTAGACAAGTTTTTGAATTTTCATATTCACATAGTCAAGAATTTACGGTGGGGTCTGGGGCTTAG
- a CDS encoding low temperature requirement protein A has translation MKKGLWQPPRLRIGEEHEERRATWLELFYDLVFVVAIAELSHNLSKDVSLGGFVGFVALFIPIWWCWIGATFYATLFDTDDLGDRLLTLLQMSIIIALTVNLHHGLSTSSHGFAISYIAARCVLILQYLIAGHHVPEARPLTNWYIRGFSIGAAFWLVSLFVPIPWRFGFWTLGLIVEFITPLGTGDLAVKLPPNMSHVPERMGLFTIIVLGESMAAVVRGVAGKQWDTSSVLTAVLGVSIAFSFWWLYFDSVDVSPLEMMKAGRIKIFLTWLYSHLLLAIGLAAIGVGVEHIIANSGVNVLPKNERWLFCGAVALCLMILAVINFTTCVLDKMHKGRILSAYRLGAGSFILFLAIAGNNLSPVGLITLVACACIVTVALDLLTKSQVSLSS, from the coding sequence ATGAAAAAAGGTTTGTGGCAACCGCCTAGATTACGCATTGGTGAGGAGCATGAAGAAAGACGTGCGACTTGGCTCGAACTTTTCTATGATCTGGTATTTGTAGTTGCGATCGCGGAATTATCTCACAATCTGAGTAAGGATGTTTCGCTGGGGGGATTTGTTGGTTTTGTTGCCCTGTTTATACCGATATGGTGGTGTTGGATAGGTGCTACTTTTTATGCTACATTATTTGATACTGATGATCTTGGCGATCGCTTGCTAACTCTACTGCAAATGTCGATTATTATCGCTTTGACGGTAAATTTGCATCATGGTCTCAGTACATCTTCTCATGGATTTGCTATTTCATACATAGCTGCTCGCTGTGTTCTCATACTGCAATACTTGATTGCTGGACACCATGTACCAGAAGCCCGTCCCTTAACGAATTGGTATATCAGAGGTTTTAGTATTGGTGCGGCATTTTGGTTAGTTTCGCTGTTTGTACCAATTCCCTGGCGTTTTGGATTTTGGACATTAGGTTTGATTGTCGAATTTATTACTCCGCTAGGTACAGGTGATTTAGCAGTTAAGCTCCCACCAAATATGTCTCATGTTCCAGAACGGATGGGACTATTTACAATCATTGTTTTAGGTGAATCAATGGCCGCAGTAGTCAGGGGTGTAGCCGGAAAGCAATGGGATACCTCATCAGTGTTAACTGCTGTGTTAGGTGTAAGTATAGCGTTTAGCTTCTGGTGGCTATATTTCGATAGCGTCGATGTTTCACCACTAGAAATGATGAAGGCAGGTAGAATTAAAATCTTTCTGACTTGGCTTTATTCTCACCTCCTGCTGGCTATAGGTTTAGCAGCAATAGGGGTAGGGGTTGAACATATAATTGCTAACAGTGGAGTTAATGTTTTACCAAAAAATGAACGTTGGCTTTTTTGCGGTGCGGTAGCACTGTGTTTAATGATTTTAGCTGTAATTAACTTCACTACTTGCGTTTTAGATAAAATGCACAAAGGGAGAATTTTGAGTGCTTATCGTCTGGGAGCAGGAAGTTTTATTTTATTCTTAGCTATCGCAGGGAATAATTTATCTCCTGTGGGTTTAATTACTCTTGTTGCTTGCGCTTGTATAGTCACAGTGGCTCTAGATTTATTAACAAAAAGTCAGGTTTCTCTGAGTTCTTAG